The following proteins come from a genomic window of Montipora foliosa isolate CH-2021 chromosome 2, ASM3666993v2, whole genome shotgun sequence:
- the LOC137990731 gene encoding galactosylceramide sulfotransferase-like yields MAFHMRTVFGGLVLLSLFCTVFYGRETLFWTTNCLKRDQTATSMRPTITRAVDSFPKQARRGELNIQIPANIARRHLNLDNIEKTRHERVEKSRCKPVEKVLFLKTHKTGGSTITNILNRYGDSKNLTFVLPRQAQLFTFLWPARFRLSYTAPLFDFGANILCNHARFNKRPMNYLFPKETSRYITILRNPAAQYESVFNFMHFANPLGFKDEDDPLGTFLKFPPAFQEIKPLLKKTLALHLVRNPMSFDLGLDFRYFQNRTAVERYLNFLDKEFDLVMIMEYFDESLVLLRRLLCWDMKDILYFKLNERQDKQKRKFMNHEVREDIKSWNKADFMLYHYFNRTFWKKVKAQGPSFKRELKIFRRKNKALTRACLKKGNFLDEAYTGVYVKGYSLKKNIPSEKKKICESMMKNEISYVKYFRENMTKRLKNIEEPDEYLDDPKNDWEVAGDLEHDPILSGEGISSTDGAIIMARPESIKGELKNL; encoded by the exons ATGGCGTTTCACATGAGGACGGTATTTGGAGGTCTTGTTTTGCTTTCCCTCTTTTGTACCGTTTTCTATGGAAGGGAAACACTTTTCTGGACGACAAATTGCCTCAAAAGAGACCAGAC GGCCACTTCAATGAGACCCACGATCACCCGCGCAGTTGACAGTTTTCCCAAACAAGCAAGAAGAGGTGAGCTCAATATTCAAATACCTGCAAATATCGCACGGAGACACCTAAATTTAGACAATATCGAAAAGACAAGGCATGAAAGAGTTGAAAAGAGTAGATGCAAACCAGTGGAAAAGGTTCTTTTCCTAAAGACGCACAAAACAGGTGGAAGCACAATTACTAATATTCTAAACCGTTATGGTGATTCCAAGAACTTGACTTTCGTGCTTCCACGACAAGCGCAGTTGTTCACGTTCCTGTGGCCAGCAAGATTTCGTCTTTCTTACACCGCCCCTTTGTTTGACTTTGGAGCAAATATCTTGTGCAATCACGCTAGGTTCAATAAAAGACCAATGAACTACTTATTTCCCAAGGAAACTAGTCGCTATATAACAATTCTCAGGAACCCTGCTGCCCAATATGAGTCCGTATTCAACTTTATGCATTTCGCCAATCCGTTGGGCTTCAAAGACGAAGACGACCCATTGGGAACTTTCTTAAAGTTTCCACCAGCTTTTCAAGAAATCAAACCACTTTTAAAGAAGACTTTGGCTCTTCACTTAGTTAGAAATCCAATGTCCTTTGATCTGGGCCTTGATTTTCGATATTTTCAAAACCGGACTGCCGTAGAGAGGTATCTAAATTTTTTAGACAAAGAATTTGACCTAGTCATGATTATGGAATACTTTGATGAATCTTTGGTGCTCCTCAGACGTCTTCTTTGTTGGGATATGAAAGACATTCTGTACTTCAAACTGAACGAGCGGCAAGATAAACAGAAAAGAAAGTTCATGAACCATGAGGTGAGGGAAGACATAAAAAGTTGGAACAAGGCAGACTTTATGCTCTACCATTACTTTAACAGAACGTTCTGGAAGAAGGTTAAGGCCCAGGGACCCAGCTTTAAAAGGGAACTGAAGATATTTAGACGTAAAAACAAAGCGTTGACGAGAGCTTgtctgaaaaaaggaaacttcCTTGATGAAGCATACACTGGTGTTTATGTGAAGGGCTACTCGCTCAAGAAAAACATtccttcagaaaaaaaaaaaatttgcgaaAGCATGATGAAGAATGAAATATCATATGTAAAGTACTTTCGTGAGAACATGACAAAACGACTTAAAAACATCGAGGAACCTGATGAGTATCTGGACGATCCAAAGAATGATTGGGAAGTAGCCGGTGATCTGGAACATGATCCCATCTTATCGGGAGAAGGAATCTCTTCTACCGATGGAGCTATCATCATGGCGAGACCGGAAAGCATTAAGGGAGAACTTAAAAACCTATAG
- the LOC137992965 gene encoding uncharacterized protein isoform X1 produces the protein MFLSRRHIMHLIMLLVGYFGIYYGSTNAEVRGTPIISTVMARLLQSTSSQITNASYPKSKDEAKLDGSFVSHATSKSSSLNPILPTWSLRVESISLESSSLSRAIIAYRTPCAKLVQPVTLRTRSSTTRAAVAFNLTVSPPPSKEHLNGPTELGQTTLTSQHFSGSLRLNSTAYVHKHADVDVDDKGYGVTKKNRHESSDSYVTRWVDFYLNVGGWIMLSIVLVGITVLTITYIHGRKARQEIKGLPQLIFSTSYLSQSFLKEP, from the exons ATGTTTCTTTCTAGAAGGCATATCATGCACTTGATAATGCTGTTGGTAGGTTACTTCGGGATATATTACGGTTCAACGAATGCCGAAGTTAGGGGAACTCCGATAATATCGACTGTGATGGCAAGGTTATTACAATCTACTTCCAGTCAAATTACAAATGCCAGCTACCCCAAGTCAAAAGACGAAGCAAAATTAGATGGAAGTTTCGTCTCGCATGCGACTTCGAAGTCTTCTTCGCTGAATCCAATTTTGCCGACGTGGAGCCTTCGAGTGGAAAGTATTTCTTTAGAAAGCTCAAGTCTGTCAAGGGCAATTATAGCATATCGCACTCCATGCGCTAAACTAGTCCAACCAGTCACTTTGCGCACCAGATCATCCACAACTCGCGCAGCTGTAGCTTTTAATCTAACGGTTTCTCCTCCTCCCTCTAAAGAGCATCTGAATGGCCCAACTGAGCTTGGTCAAACGACTTTAACTTCACAGCATTTTTCAGGCAGTTTGCGACTGAATTCCACAGCCTATGTTCACAAGCATGCAGATGTTGATGTTGATGATAAGGGGTATGGAGTGACAAAGAAGAACAGACATGAATCTAGCGACTCCTATGTTACTCGATGGGTTGATTTCTACCTCAAT GTGGGAGGTTGGATAATGCTGTCGATTGTTCTTGTGGGGATCACTGTTCTCACCATCACTTACATTCATGGCAGGAAAGCAAGGCAAGAGATCAAAGGATTGCCGCAACTAAT tttttcaaccaGTTATCTTTCTCAATCCTTCCTCAAGGAACCTTGA
- the LOC137992965 gene encoding uncharacterized protein isoform X2 → MFLSRRHIMHLIMLLVGYFGIYYGSTNAEVRGTPIISTVMARLLQSTSSQITNASYPKSKDEAKLDGSFVSHATSKSSSLNPILPTWSLRVESISLESSSLSRAIIAYRTPCAKLVQPVTLRTRSSTTRAAVAFNLTVSPPPSKEHLNGPTELGQTTLTSQHFSGSLRLNSTAYVHKHADVDVDDKGYGVTKKNRHESSDSYVTRWVDFYLNVGGWIMLSIVLVGITVLTITYIHGRKARQEIKGLPQLMYGELYRYKAARWV, encoded by the exons ATGTTTCTTTCTAGAAGGCATATCATGCACTTGATAATGCTGTTGGTAGGTTACTTCGGGATATATTACGGTTCAACGAATGCCGAAGTTAGGGGAACTCCGATAATATCGACTGTGATGGCAAGGTTATTACAATCTACTTCCAGTCAAATTACAAATGCCAGCTACCCCAAGTCAAAAGACGAAGCAAAATTAGATGGAAGTTTCGTCTCGCATGCGACTTCGAAGTCTTCTTCGCTGAATCCAATTTTGCCGACGTGGAGCCTTCGAGTGGAAAGTATTTCTTTAGAAAGCTCAAGTCTGTCAAGGGCAATTATAGCATATCGCACTCCATGCGCTAAACTAGTCCAACCAGTCACTTTGCGCACCAGATCATCCACAACTCGCGCAGCTGTAGCTTTTAATCTAACGGTTTCTCCTCCTCCCTCTAAAGAGCATCTGAATGGCCCAACTGAGCTTGGTCAAACGACTTTAACTTCACAGCATTTTTCAGGCAGTTTGCGACTGAATTCCACAGCCTATGTTCACAAGCATGCAGATGTTGATGTTGATGATAAGGGGTATGGAGTGACAAAGAAGAACAGACATGAATCTAGCGACTCCTATGTTACTCGATGGGTTGATTTCTACCTCAAT GTGGGAGGTTGGATAATGCTGTCGATTGTTCTTGTGGGGATCACTGTTCTCACCATCACTTACATTCATGGCAGGAAAGCAAGGCAAGAGATCAAAGGATTGCCGCAACTAATGTATGGAGAACTTTATCGATACAAAGCTGCTCGCTGGGTGTGA
- the LOC137992966 gene encoding ras-related protein Rap-2b-like codes for MAKRCRSNLQCGLWQMKDSHKKPFKIVVFGGAGVGKSALTIRYVFQEFSKAYDPTIEENYHTSIEVDGSPVKVEVIDTAGNDVFRRMREQYIETGDGFLLVYSVIDPCSITSLTNIQEQILSVKGQKDKIVPEIPLVLVGNKCDLEDERKISYEDGKKIAAEFSCPFFETSAKNDIGVDEVFSSLARQIKEFREQSKRKYFLRDRRRFFLRKTSLRERKRKKEKLHALRTVETPSTAPMRRRSHSLRGFVCGAGSLSAT; via the exons ATGGCCAAGCGCTGTAGGTCAAACCTTCAGTGTGGACTTTGGCAAATGAAGGACTCTCATAAGAAACCGTTTAAAATTGTCGTTTTTGGCGGAGCTGGAGTTGGAAAATCTG CACTGACCATTCGATACGTCTTCCAAGAGTTCTCGAAGGCCTACGACCCCACGATAG AGGAGAACTACCACACCTCTATTGAAGTAGACGGCAGTCCCGTGAAAGTTGAAGTTATAGATACGGCTGGGAAT GATGTGTTCCGTCGGATGCGGGAGCAATATATAGAAACTGGTGACGGCTTCTTGCTGGTTTATTCAGTTATTGATCCTTGCAGCATCACTTCACTCACAAATATCCAAGAACAAATCCTTAGTGTCAAGGGACAAAAAGACAAGATTGTTCCTGAAATTCCCTTGGTCTTGGTAGGGAACAAA TGTGACTTAGAAGATGAGCGAAAGATTTCTTATGAAGACGGAAAGAAAATCGCCGCTGAGTTTTCGTGTCCCTTTTTTGAGACGTCGGCTAAAAATGACATCGGGGTCGACGAAGTCTTCAGCAGCCTTGCTCGACAAATAAAGGAATTCAGAGAGCAATCGAAACGAAAATACTTTTTGCGGGACAGACGGAGATTCTTCTTGAGAAAAACGTCactgagagaaagaaaaaggaagaaggAAAAGCTACACGCTCTTCGAACGGTCGAAACCCCCTCTACTGCACCAATGCGAAGAAGGTCACACTCGCTTCGAGGGTTTGTGTGTGGAGCAGGATCTCTCAGTGCTACTTAG